In one Cellulomonas sp. JZ18 genomic region, the following are encoded:
- a CDS encoding HNH endonuclease → MIDGVTEHGVEGRLAPSAPVPANEPVPEMAAPLFDPADVADERNRQLAERAVREGQDRFRLAVLAAYGQVCAITGSDAVTGLEAAHITPFKGPATNVIVNGICLRADIHRLWDGGQIAIDERTQTVVMGSALRNSTYGDLDGQRAKLPRAVNERPSTQALRAHREWCGL, encoded by the coding sequence ATGATCGACGGCGTGACCGAGCACGGCGTCGAAGGGCGCCTCGCTCCCAGTGCGCCGGTCCCAGCCAACGAGCCGGTGCCGGAGATGGCGGCTCCGCTCTTCGACCCCGCCGACGTCGCCGACGAGCGCAATCGCCAGCTCGCGGAGCGCGCCGTGCGGGAGGGCCAGGACCGGTTCCGTCTTGCCGTGCTCGCCGCATACGGCCAGGTCTGCGCGATCACCGGTAGCGATGCGGTCACCGGCCTGGAAGCAGCCCACATCACTCCGTTCAAGGGCCCGGCAACGAACGTGATCGTCAATGGCATCTGCCTTCGTGCCGACATCCACCGCTTGTGGGATGGCGGACAGATCGCAATCGACGAGCGCACCCAGACGGTCGTCATGGGCTCTGCGCTGCGAAACTCAACGTACGGGGATCTGGACGGGCAGCGGGCCAAGCTGCCGCGCGCCGTCAACGAGCGTCCTAGCACGCAGGCACTGCGAGCCCACCGAGAATGGTGCGGCCTCTAG
- a CDS encoding WYL domain-containing protein — MIAYTAWDGQESQRELDVYGLVFHSGRWYATGHDHGRDDVRTFRLDRIASVRHGDGSYVVPADFDATAQVVSGIAAVGWSHEVAVVLRTTLAEAGERLPRSVGRLSEHVDGVLLETRAEHLDGMARMLAGLGWDFEVITPDALRDEVLALSDRLRAGAVRGAGTTATPQRP, encoded by the coding sequence GTGATCGCCTACACCGCCTGGGACGGGCAGGAGTCGCAGCGTGAGCTCGACGTCTACGGTCTGGTCTTCCACTCCGGCCGGTGGTACGCCACCGGCCACGACCACGGCCGTGACGACGTGCGGACGTTCCGCCTGGACCGCATCGCCTCGGTCCGACACGGCGACGGCTCCTACGTCGTGCCCGCCGACTTCGACGCGACGGCGCAGGTCGTCTCGGGGATCGCCGCGGTCGGGTGGTCGCACGAGGTCGCCGTCGTGCTGCGGACCACCCTCGCGGAAGCGGGCGAGCGACTGCCCCGGAGCGTGGGGCGGCTGAGCGAGCACGTCGACGGTGTGCTCCTCGAGACGCGCGCCGAGCACCTCGACGGCATGGCCCGCATGCTGGCCGGGCTCGGCTGGGACTTCGAGGTGATCACCCCGGACGCCCTTCGCGACGAGGTCCTCGCCCTCTCCGACCGCCTCCGGGCCGGCGCGGTGCGCGGCGCCGGCACCACGGCTACACCGCAGCGTCCTTGA
- a CDS encoding YafY family protein, with translation MTRPTARVLAMLELLQAGGQRTVGDLAARLGVDERTVRRYAEHLADLGIPVQAQRGRYGGYRLSPGYKLPPLMLTDDEAVAVVLGLQAAERAGLATTERAATASALAKVSRVLPRALGERLGSLLSTAQFTTPRAPALPPAPRPCSTSPGRRVRGAPS, from the coding sequence GTGACCCGCCCGACCGCGCGCGTGCTCGCGATGCTGGAGCTGCTGCAGGCGGGCGGGCAGCGCACCGTCGGCGACCTCGCGGCGCGGCTCGGGGTCGACGAGCGGACGGTCCGGCGCTACGCCGAGCACCTTGCCGACCTCGGGATCCCGGTCCAGGCGCAGCGGGGCAGGTACGGCGGCTACCGGCTCTCACCGGGTTACAAGCTGCCGCCGCTGATGCTCACCGACGACGAGGCCGTCGCCGTCGTCCTGGGCCTGCAGGCCGCGGAACGCGCGGGGCTCGCCACCACCGAGCGCGCGGCGACGGCGAGCGCACTGGCCAAGGTGTCGCGAGTGCTGCCGCGGGCCCTGGGCGAGCGGCTCGGCAGCCTGCTGTCGACCGCGCAGTTCACGACCCCGCGCGCGCCGGCGCTCCCGCCGGCGCCGAGACCCTGCTCGACCTCGCCTGGGCGGCGCGTGCGCGGCGCACCGTCGTGA
- a CDS encoding NmrA family NAD(P)-binding protein, producing MILVTGASGRLASLTLAALTAQSAPAVGGSRTPGAGQRHLDLDDPDSLDLAGVATLVLVSAGYAEDDRVVARHRAAVDAAVRDGVRHVVYTSLTGAGDHLGFALAHRVTESVVRESGLPWTILRNGLYAELFGSLLTWTADGIESAFGAGALAAVARADLAAAVAVVAASPAAHAGKTYELVGRPVDAEAVAARLGVVHHDIGLGEYRARLLADSTLLPFQPPMLTSIASCVRHGLLGATGTDLQELLGTPLTDALAVAASTAAAGRPRGR from the coding sequence ATGATCCTGGTGACCGGGGCGAGCGGGCGGTTGGCGTCGCTGACCCTCGCGGCGCTGACCGCGCAGAGCGCGCCGGCCGTGGGGGGCAGTCGCACCCCGGGGGCGGGGCAGCGTCATCTCGACCTCGACGACCCGGACAGCCTGGACCTCGCGGGCGTCGCGACGCTCGTCCTCGTCTCGGCCGGCTACGCCGAGGACGACCGGGTCGTCGCCCGTCACCGGGCTGCCGTGGACGCCGCCGTCCGCGACGGCGTCCGTCACGTCGTCTACACGAGCCTGACCGGCGCCGGTGACCACCTCGGGTTCGCCCTCGCGCACCGGGTGACCGAGAGCGTCGTCCGCGAGAGCGGGCTGCCGTGGACCATCCTGCGCAACGGTCTGTACGCGGAGCTGTTCGGCTCGCTGCTGACGTGGACGGCGGACGGCATCGAGTCCGCGTTCGGTGCCGGTGCTCTGGCCGCGGTCGCACGGGCGGACCTGGCTGCGGCCGTGGCGGTCGTCGCGGCGTCACCGGCCGCTCACGCCGGCAAGACGTACGAGCTGGTCGGCCGACCGGTCGACGCCGAGGCCGTCGCCGCACGGCTCGGCGTCGTCCACCACGACATCGGTCTGGGCGAGTACCGCGCCCGCCTCCTGGCCGACAGCACGCTCCTGCCCTTCCAGCCGCCGATGCTGACGTCGATCGCGAGCTGCGTCCGCCACGGCCTCCTGGGCGCCACCGGCACAGACCTGCAGGAGCTGCTCGGGACCCCGCTCACCGACGCGCTCGCGGTCGCAGCGAGCACGGCGGCCGCCGGCAGACCGCGGGGACGCTGA
- a CDS encoding DNA cytosine methyltransferase: MPDDAWGRPELDVAPEPVASLREPIDGWKPKAQWHLEDILDDSHNVPGCDLSEPERLWINAWNDFVELMYEAREGRQLPGFPLWADSWRDVQDAWLPDPADVPDALEAPEIDPTLPDWKRSHLRNNYRFFIEHHRAIRAWAERWGVFTPAFPPSRRKLEWQAQKTPRLWDTVMHLRPSGIRAKAATYVPALVAITQTSIVGPRERRLSPRETARLQGLPDSFDFGSQPAAVSYRQMGNGVNVGVVWHILREHVRRDEWLLKMTPAGARIRDAVLSAPLSPDGILASHAPSGSAPA; encoded by the coding sequence ATCCCCGATGACGCGTGGGGGCGCCCTGAGCTGGACGTGGCTCCTGAGCCCGTTGCCTCTCTTCGAGAGCCGATCGACGGATGGAAGCCGAAGGCGCAGTGGCACCTGGAGGACATCCTCGACGACTCGCACAACGTGCCAGGCTGTGACCTCTCCGAGCCTGAGCGGCTGTGGATCAACGCGTGGAACGACTTCGTCGAGCTGATGTACGAGGCGCGCGAAGGGCGCCAGCTCCCTGGGTTCCCACTCTGGGCGGACTCGTGGCGAGACGTCCAAGACGCATGGCTACCCGACCCCGCTGACGTGCCGGACGCACTCGAAGCACCCGAGATCGACCCGACGTTGCCGGACTGGAAGCGGAGCCACCTCCGCAACAACTACCGGTTCTTCATCGAGCATCACCGCGCGATCCGGGCCTGGGCTGAGCGGTGGGGTGTCTTCACGCCTGCGTTCCCGCCCTCCCGGCGGAAGCTCGAGTGGCAGGCGCAGAAGACGCCACGGCTGTGGGACACCGTCATGCACCTGCGTCCTTCGGGTATCCGCGCGAAGGCTGCCACGTATGTGCCTGCCCTGGTTGCCATCACTCAGACCAGCATCGTTGGCCCACGGGAGCGCAGACTCTCGCCTCGTGAGACCGCGCGCCTCCAGGGCTTGCCCGACAGCTTCGACTTTGGAAGCCAGCCAGCGGCTGTCTCCTACCGTCAGATGGGGAACGGCGTGAACGTCGGAGTCGTCTGGCACATCCTTCGGGAGCACGTACGGCGCGACGAGTGGCTGCTGAAGATGACGCCAGCTGGCGCCCGGATCCGCGACGCCGTGCTGAGCGCACCCCTCAGCCCCGACGGGATTCTCGCCAGCCACGCTCCCTCTGGTTCGGCCCCTGCCTAG
- a CDS encoding winged helix-turn-helix transcriptional regulator — MGHTAVTTEVADLEPCGRPDHPDCGIRDVLDRVGDRWTVLVVTELAPGPRRFRELQRAVHGISQRMLTLTLRRLERDGLVLRTVHATVPAQVDYRLTDDGASLTHLVRALADWSLTHRDTIARARHAYDALHPGNELR, encoded by the coding sequence GTGGGGCACACCGCTGTGACCACCGAGGTGGCGGACCTCGAGCCGTGCGGCCGGCCGGACCACCCGGACTGCGGCATCCGCGACGTCCTGGACCGGGTCGGGGACAGGTGGACCGTGCTGGTCGTCACGGAGCTGGCGCCGGGCCCGCGTCGCTTCCGTGAGCTGCAGCGCGCCGTCCACGGCATCTCCCAGCGGATGCTCACCCTGACCCTGCGGCGGCTCGAACGTGACGGCCTCGTGCTCCGCACCGTCCACGCGACCGTGCCGGCGCAGGTCGACTACCGGCTCACCGACGACGGTGCCAGCCTCACGCACCTCGTCCGGGCACTGGCGGACTGGTCGCTGACCCACCGGGACACCATCGCCCGCGCGCGGCACGCCTATGACGCCCTGCACCCCGGCAACGAGCTGCGGTGA
- a CDS encoding endo-1,4-beta-xylanase — translation MLASVLAGMTALAAVGAGQQAVAAAEPALPPSGQTFEHYPPMKDVYADHFSFGVFGAGEIEGLTYNYASYTPGNEMKPESTQREKGVFTFDAAEAAFARYEARNPDLLRYGHTLAWHSQTPTWMWDAPPARFGQPGTFDRAVALENLNAHIEAVLGHFGDRLVAIDVVNEAVGTADPADWRASLAKGEGWYQALGAEWVELAFLKAAEVVDANGWDVKLTYNDFGLDSPTKARVVHAMVEDINERYAGVRPDGRPLIEVIGMQGHYNLATDVEAVEQNIKLFATLPGVEVNVTEMDIALPPGELTPENENNQGVKYAELFRVYRDHAAGPANTTGNPKVVTAVKLAGVRDVRTGWKGGEFAMPYDYDGRAKLALLGILYPDEFLATHEWIDTSGGEELPPVPGVHVYDTSAGDSWSGANIVLGDDATAWPWSTTDDGEVAFRPEPGATYRLTVNYTAKGTTSIRVRWLRDNSNGGYTNADGALVNAHPYAADQVATQLPAYFNSGMVNMGSYDLVSEITMDGSQPADGLVGNIGIRGGGGGNAFSVNTITVEKVTGTGDELLVRWPEGVAEPEPPATTLAYRGNNWVTVTLDGRATAPATLARTEYRVGAGEWTTYEGPFRLKRSDRQTLRYRSVDSAGTVEQERCVTFRPGGGSVDVVVPPDEDSACVVS, via the coding sequence GTGCTCGCCTCCGTCCTCGCGGGGATGACGGCGCTCGCCGCGGTGGGTGCCGGCCAGCAGGCGGTCGCCGCCGCCGAGCCGGCGCTGCCCCCCAGCGGCCAGACCTTCGAGCACTACCCGCCGATGAAGGACGTCTACGCGGACCACTTCTCGTTCGGCGTCTTCGGTGCCGGCGAGATCGAGGGCCTGACGTACAACTACGCGTCCTACACGCCGGGCAACGAGATGAAGCCCGAGAGCACGCAGCGGGAGAAGGGCGTCTTCACCTTCGACGCGGCCGAGGCGGCCTTCGCGCGGTACGAGGCCCGCAACCCCGACCTCCTGCGCTACGGCCACACCCTCGCGTGGCACTCGCAGACGCCCACGTGGATGTGGGACGCGCCCCCGGCGCGGTTCGGCCAGCCCGGCACCTTCGACCGCGCCGTCGCGCTCGAGAACCTGAACGCCCACATCGAGGCCGTCCTGGGCCACTTCGGCGACCGCCTCGTGGCGATCGACGTCGTGAACGAGGCCGTCGGCACCGCCGACCCGGCGGACTGGCGCGCGTCCCTGGCGAAGGGCGAGGGCTGGTACCAGGCGCTCGGCGCGGAGTGGGTCGAGCTCGCCTTCCTCAAGGCGGCCGAGGTGGTCGACGCGAACGGGTGGGACGTCAAGCTCACGTACAACGACTTCGGCCTGGACTCCCCGACGAAGGCGCGCGTCGTCCACGCGATGGTCGAGGACATCAACGAGCGGTACGCCGGCGTCCGCCCGGACGGCAGGCCGCTCATCGAGGTCATCGGCATGCAGGGGCACTACAACCTGGCCACGGACGTCGAGGCCGTCGAGCAGAACATCAAGCTCTTCGCGACCCTCCCCGGCGTCGAGGTCAACGTCACGGAGATGGACATCGCCCTGCCGCCCGGCGAGCTCACGCCCGAGAACGAGAACAACCAGGGCGTGAAGTACGCCGAGCTGTTCCGCGTCTACCGCGACCACGCGGCCGGCCCGGCCAACACGACCGGCAACCCGAAGGTCGTCACCGCCGTGAAGCTCGCGGGCGTGCGCGACGTCCGCACCGGCTGGAAGGGCGGTGAGTTCGCCATGCCGTACGACTACGACGGCCGGGCGAAGCTGGCGCTGCTCGGCATCCTGTACCCGGACGAGTTCCTCGCCACCCACGAGTGGATCGACACCTCCGGCGGCGAGGAGCTGCCCCCGGTCCCCGGCGTCCACGTCTACGACACCTCGGCCGGCGACTCCTGGAGCGGGGCCAACATCGTCCTGGGCGACGACGCCACGGCGTGGCCGTGGTCCACGACCGACGACGGCGAGGTCGCCTTCCGGCCCGAGCCGGGTGCGACCTACCGCCTCACCGTGAACTACACAGCCAAGGGGACGACCTCGATCCGGGTCCGCTGGCTCAGGGACAACAGCAACGGCGGCTACACGAACGCCGACGGCGCCCTGGTCAACGCCCACCCGTACGCCGCGGACCAGGTCGCGACGCAGCTGCCCGCGTACTTCAACAGCGGCATGGTCAACATGGGCAGCTACGACCTGGTCAGCGAGATCACGATGGACGGGTCGCAGCCGGCCGACGGGCTCGTCGGCAACATCGGCATCCGCGGTGGCGGCGGGGGCAACGCCTTCTCCGTCAACACGATCACGGTCGAGAAGGTCACCGGCACGGGCGACGAGCTGCTCGTGCGCTGGCCGGAGGGCGTCGCGGAGCCGGAGCCGCCGGCGACGACGCTGGCGTACCGCGGGAACAACTGGGTCACCGTCACCCTGGACGGCCGGGCGACCGCACCCGCGACGCTCGCGCGCACCGAGTACCGCGTCGGCGCGGGGGAGTGGACGACCTACGAGGGGCCGTTCCGGCTCAAGCGGTCCGACCGGCAGACGCTGCGCTACCGCAGCGTCGACTCGGCGGGGACGGTGGAGCAGGAGCGGTGCGTCACCTTCCGGCCGGGGGGCGGCTCCGTGGACGTCGTGGTCCCGCCGGACGAGGACAGCGCCTGCGTCGTCTCGTGA
- a CDS encoding DEAD/DEAH box helicase translates to MSDERPTAPQTIDGLLGYLQSAFLRYYETAYELRDEGIRGERHRLLSGRGAVFSEPIVELMPTYRPSDSTLTSIFEDLALPEAAELISGGLLPYDKPFRHQEAALRESDAGSDVIVGTGTGSGKTEAFLLPVIADLVRESRSWAPSNNTTSNRWWKGSNPYLPQRDGETGRAPGIRALLLYPMNALVEDQLVRLREALDSPAARTWLAANRQGHRFYFGRYTGRTPLPGTRESATPQRVDRLRELMRSADRRHDALLGRIRDGRLEGTQGTSCPPLTAQR, encoded by the coding sequence ATGAGTGACGAGCGACCCACGGCGCCGCAGACCATCGATGGCCTCCTGGGCTACCTCCAGAGTGCTTTCCTCCGGTACTACGAGACGGCCTACGAGCTGCGGGACGAAGGCATCCGGGGCGAACGTCACCGTCTCCTCAGTGGGCGAGGCGCGGTGTTCAGCGAGCCGATCGTCGAGTTGATGCCCACCTACCGCCCATCCGACTCGACGCTGACCTCGATCTTCGAGGACCTCGCGCTGCCCGAAGCGGCAGAGCTGATCTCTGGCGGACTGCTGCCCTACGACAAGCCGTTCAGGCACCAAGAGGCCGCGCTTCGCGAGTCCGATGCAGGCTCGGACGTGATCGTGGGCACCGGGACGGGCTCTGGTAAGACAGAGGCGTTCCTGCTGCCGGTGATCGCGGACCTGGTTCGCGAGTCGAGGTCATGGGCGCCCTCGAACAACACGACATCGAACCGCTGGTGGAAGGGATCGAACCCGTACCTCCCGCAGCGGGACGGGGAGACGGGCCGCGCACCGGGTATCCGGGCGCTCCTGCTCTACCCCATGAACGCACTGGTCGAGGACCAGCTCGTCCGGCTCCGAGAAGCCCTGGACTCGCCCGCCGCTAGGACATGGCTTGCGGCGAACCGCCAGGGGCACCGCTTCTACTTCGGGCGCTACACCGGGCGGACGCCACTCCCCGGAACTCGCGAGTCCGCGACACCGCAGCGCGTCGACCGACTGAGGGAGCTGATGCGAAGCGCCGACCGGCGGCACGACGCTCTGCTCGGCCGCATTAGAGACGGGCGACTGGAGGGGACTCAAGGTACTTCCTGCCCGCCCTTGACGGCGCAGAGATGA
- a CDS encoding alpha/beta fold hydrolase produces MTTTTYVLVPGFWLGASVWRAVADSLRDLGHVVHAVDLPGMGERAHLASPATDLTTHVDDVVHLLEEHDLHDVVLVGHSYGALVTTGAADRAPERVARLVYIDSGPLPDGMAQADFEGPDARAANEDLVMAQGDGWKLPPPPWAVLAAEVPEVDDVAVAALVEGSQPQPWRTATQPVALTGAWERLPRTGVLCSFSLEQLRQMAPHAPVFAHMVEGDWTYVELPTWHWPMVSRPVELAQVLDSVSR; encoded by the coding sequence ATGACGACCACCACCTACGTCCTCGTCCCCGGCTTCTGGCTCGGCGCCTCGGTCTGGCGCGCCGTCGCCGACTCGCTGCGCGACCTCGGCCACGTCGTGCACGCCGTCGACCTGCCCGGCATGGGCGAGCGCGCGCACCTCGCCTCGCCGGCGACCGACCTGACGACCCACGTCGACGACGTGGTGCACCTGCTCGAGGAGCACGACCTGCACGACGTCGTGCTCGTCGGTCACAGCTACGGCGCCCTCGTCACGACCGGTGCGGCCGACCGCGCGCCCGAGCGTGTGGCCCGCCTGGTGTACATCGACTCGGGCCCCCTGCCGGACGGCATGGCGCAGGCCGACTTCGAGGGACCCGATGCACGGGCGGCCAACGAGGACCTGGTCATGGCGCAGGGCGACGGCTGGAAGCTCCCGCCGCCGCCCTGGGCCGTGCTCGCCGCCGAGGTGCCCGAGGTCGACGACGTCGCCGTCGCCGCGCTGGTCGAGGGCTCGCAGCCGCAGCCCTGGCGCACCGCCACCCAGCCGGTCGCGCTCACCGGCGCCTGGGAGCGCCTGCCACGGACGGGAGTGCTGTGCAGCTTCAGCCTGGAGCAGCTGCGGCAGATGGCACCCCACGCGCCGGTGTTCGCGCACATGGTCGAGGGTGACTGGACGTACGTCGAGCTGCCGACGTGGCACTGGCCGATGGTGAGCCGACCGGTGGAGCTCGCCCAGGTGCTGGACTCGGTCAGCCGCTAG
- a CDS encoding lytic polysaccharide monooxygenase yields MSRISPLRRRLTAAAGALALGGAMLAGAVVTAAPAAAHGAVSDPPSRIYGCYDRWSAAWTDPAMQTQDPMCWNAWQSNPNAMWNWNGMFQENVGGRHEQALPNGKLCSANNPTYAAADVPGAWRATPRSHNFRLTVHDPSNHGADYLRIYVTKPGYDARTKALAWSDLELIKTTGSYPTSSPYVTDVSVPSDRRGHHVVFTIWQASHLDQPYYQCSDVDFGGGGTPSPNPTTPAPNPTTPAPNPTTPAPNPTTPAPNPTTPNPTTPAGACTATVSVASSWQGGYQATVTVRAGSSAINGWKATINGATITQAWNGTASGNTISSSSWNGKLAAGATTSAGFLGSGSASNLSATCTAS; encoded by the coding sequence ATGTCACGGATCTCACCACTGCGCCGTCGCCTGACGGCCGCGGCCGGCGCCCTCGCGCTCGGCGGCGCGATGCTCGCGGGCGCCGTCGTCACCGCCGCACCGGCGGCGGCGCACGGCGCGGTCTCCGACCCGCCCTCGCGCATCTACGGCTGCTACGACCGCTGGAGCGCCGCGTGGACCGACCCGGCCATGCAGACGCAGGACCCGATGTGCTGGAACGCCTGGCAGAGCAACCCCAACGCCATGTGGAACTGGAACGGCATGTTCCAGGAGAACGTCGGCGGCCGGCACGAGCAGGCGCTCCCGAACGGCAAGCTCTGTTCCGCGAACAACCCGACCTACGCGGCCGCGGACGTCCCCGGCGCCTGGCGCGCGACCCCCCGGTCGCACAACTTCCGCCTCACCGTGCACGACCCGTCGAACCACGGCGCGGACTACCTGCGGATCTACGTCACCAAGCCGGGCTACGACGCCCGCACCAAGGCGCTCGCGTGGTCCGACCTCGAGCTGATCAAGACGACGGGCAGCTACCCCACCTCGAGCCCGTACGTCACCGACGTCAGCGTCCCGAGCGACCGCCGCGGGCACCACGTCGTCTTCACCATCTGGCAGGCCAGCCACCTCGACCAGCCGTACTACCAGTGCAGCGACGTCGACTTCGGCGGTGGCGGCACCCCGTCGCCCAACCCGACGACGCCGGCCCCGAACCCGACCACCCCGGCGCCGAACCCCACGACGCCGGCCCCGAACCCGACCACCCCCGCGCCGAACCCGACCACGCCGAACCCGACGACGCCGGCCGGCGCCTGCACCGCGACGGTCTCGGTCGCGAGCTCGTGGCAGGGCGGCTACCAGGCGACGGTGACGGTCAGGGCCGGGTCCAGCGCGATCAACGGGTGGAAGGCGACCATCAACGGCGCGACGATCACCCAGGCGTGGAACGGCACGGCCTCGGGCAACACCATCAGCTCGTCGTCGTGGAACGGGAAGCTGGCCGCGGGGGCGACGACCTCCGCCGGCTTCCTCGGCAGCGGCAGCGCGAGCAACCTGAGCGCCACCTGCACGGCGTCCTGA
- a CDS encoding very short patch repair endonuclease, giving the protein MAKNYESWASSPEARAVMRANRRRDTAPEVAVRKAVHAAGLRFRVDARPLPDVNRRADMVFRPAKVAVFVDGCFWHGCVLHGTAPRTNAPYWSSKITRNKERDADTDRRLAERGWVSLRFWEHEDPIAAARAVVLLVSERRRSA; this is encoded by the coding sequence ATCGCCAAGAACTATGAGTCGTGGGCGTCGTCCCCGGAGGCGCGCGCCGTCATGCGGGCAAACCGGCGGAGGGACACCGCACCAGAGGTGGCCGTCCGCAAGGCCGTCCACGCCGCCGGTCTCCGCTTCAGGGTCGACGCGCGGCCGCTGCCGGACGTCAACCGGCGGGCGGACATGGTCTTCCGGCCGGCCAAGGTCGCCGTCTTCGTCGACGGCTGCTTCTGGCACGGCTGCGTGCTGCACGGCACCGCGCCCCGCACGAACGCTCCCTACTGGTCGAGCAAGATCACGCGCAATAAGGAGCGCGACGCCGACACGGACCGACGCCTGGCCGAACGCGGATGGGTGTCCCTCAGGTTCTGGGAGCACGAGGACCCGATCGCGGCAGCTCGTGCAGTCGTCCTGCTCGTGTCCGAAAGACGTCGATCCGCCTAG
- a CDS encoding DUF1998 domain-containing protein, whose amino-acid sequence MEVGVHPRPVNGSVRGQMFIADTLENGAGYAKRMEGRFEELLDVADAYAQGLATHGDDGPCDSSCYRCLRDYGNRSWHPLLDWRLAVDVLDLLRGRGIDFDRDAQRDARAASALATDFNFTVEEGPVPAITGRSGQILAVLHPFENPNADVPSERVASVKDQWPGADFCSSFELLRRPGSLVGRLMA is encoded by the coding sequence ATCGAGGTCGGCGTCCACCCGCGACCTGTTAACGGCTCGGTACGAGGTCAGATGTTCATCGCCGACACCCTCGAGAACGGCGCGGGCTACGCCAAGAGGATGGAGGGGAGGTTCGAGGAACTGCTCGACGTCGCGGACGCGTATGCCCAAGGACTCGCGACCCACGGCGACGACGGTCCGTGTGACTCGAGTTGCTACCGCTGCCTTCGTGACTACGGGAACCGGTCATGGCACCCGCTCCTGGACTGGCGCCTCGCGGTCGACGTTCTCGACCTGCTCCGCGGGCGAGGCATCGACTTCGACCGGGACGCACAACGCGATGCTCGGGCGGCCAGTGCGCTGGCGACCGACTTCAACTTCACGGTCGAGGAGGGTCCTGTTCCTGCGATCACCGGCCGGAGCGGCCAGATCCTCGCGGTCCTCCATCCGTTCGAGAACCCGAACGCCGACGTGCCCAGCGAGCGCGTCGCCAGCGTCAAGGACCAGTGGCCGGGAGCAGACTTCTGCTCGTCCTTCGAGTTGCTCAGGCGCCCCGGGTCCCTCGTCGGACGTCTCATGGCCTGA